One segment of Stenotrophomonas sp. SAU14A_NAIMI4_8 DNA contains the following:
- a CDS encoding 3-deoxy-7-phosphoheptulonate synthase: MPPHTDDLRIRTIEPLTPPAQLLAMLPCDDEASDTVSASRAALHQILHGRDDRLAVVVGPCSIHDPHAAIEYAQRLKPLRDALAGELEIVMRVYFEKPRTTVGWKGLINDPDLDGSFKIDKGLRIARGLLRDINKLGLPAGVEFLDVISPQYIADLVAWGAIGARTTESQVHRELASGLSCPVGFKNGTDGNVKIAADAVGAASNPHHFLSVTKQGGTAIVSTTGNPDCHVILRGGKQPNYDAASVGEACQALAKAKLPTRLMIDASHANSLKNPDNQPKVIEDIATQLEDGEQRIVGVMVESHLVGGRQELVEGQPLVYGQSITDGCIDWDTTVQVLERLATAVRARREVKVSEAA; encoded by the coding sequence ATGCCCCCGCACACCGACGACCTGCGTATCCGCACCATCGAACCGCTCACACCGCCTGCCCAGCTGCTGGCGATGCTGCCCTGCGACGATGAAGCGTCCGACACCGTCAGCGCCTCGCGCGCGGCCCTGCACCAGATCCTGCACGGCCGTGACGACCGCCTGGCCGTGGTGGTCGGCCCGTGCTCGATCCACGATCCGCACGCGGCCATCGAGTACGCCCAGCGCCTGAAGCCCCTGCGCGATGCGCTGGCCGGCGAACTGGAAATCGTCATGCGCGTGTACTTCGAGAAGCCGCGCACCACGGTGGGCTGGAAGGGCCTGATCAACGACCCGGACCTGGATGGCAGCTTCAAGATCGACAAGGGCCTGCGCATCGCCCGCGGCCTGCTGCGCGACATCAACAAGCTGGGCCTGCCGGCCGGCGTCGAGTTCCTCGATGTGATCTCGCCGCAGTACATCGCCGATCTGGTCGCCTGGGGCGCCATCGGCGCACGCACCACCGAAAGCCAGGTGCACCGCGAACTGGCCTCGGGTCTGTCCTGCCCGGTGGGCTTCAAGAACGGCACCGACGGCAATGTGAAAATTGCGGCCGATGCGGTGGGCGCGGCGTCGAACCCGCATCACTTCCTGTCGGTCACCAAGCAGGGCGGCACGGCCATCGTGTCCACCACCGGCAACCCGGATTGCCATGTGATCCTGCGTGGCGGCAAGCAGCCGAACTACGATGCGGCCAGCGTGGGCGAGGCCTGCCAGGCGCTGGCCAAGGCCAAGCTGCCGACCCGTCTGATGATCGATGCCAGCCACGCCAACAGCCTGAAGAATCCGGACAACCAGCCGAAGGTGATCGAAGACATCGCCACCCAGCTGGAAGACGGCGAGCAGCGCATTGTCGGGGTGATGGTGGAAAGCCACCTGGTCGGCGGCCGCCAGGAACTGGTGGAAGGCCAGCCGCTGGTCTACGGCCAGAGCATCACCGATGGCTGCATTGATTGGGACACCACCGTGCAGGTGCTGGAGCGCTTGGCCACTGCCGTGCGCGCCCGCCGTGAAGTGAAGGTGTCCGAAGCCGCTTGA
- a CDS encoding efflux RND transporter permease subunit: MSPIARLAQACVQRPVATILLAVALVLAGLLALRLLPVAPLPQVDYPAIEVSASLPGASPESMAATVATPLERALGSLPGISRIDSASTQGQTSVELKFVLGRDIDEAAREVQAAINLARGQLPSGMPGMPQYRKVNPSQAPILALALTSDTLPPGQLYDLASTVLAQKLSQVPGVGEVQVGGSALPAVRVSLDPNALNHAGLALEDVAQAIARANAVRPLGAVGDDRQQWQLEAPLQLRQAAQYQQLALKVSDDRTLRLGDVAVVADGVEDRYASGFHNERPAVLLIVSRQPGANIIATVDAIQAQLPQLHALLPSHVDMRLVMDRSPVIRATLHEAELTLVLAIVLVVLVVLAFLGHWRAALVPSVAIPVVLFGTLALIALMGFSLNTLSLMALIVAAVLVVDDAIVVLENIARHRELGADRWQAAVRGASEVGATLLSMNLALAVVFVSILFLDDFVERLFREFSLTLVAAMGVSVVVALSLVPMLCARLFVDDAQHTSRWQRGSNALFERVRKAYLRTLQASLRQLRWPLLAFVAVIALNAWLFQQVPKGVVPKQDTAQLRGFARGDDGLSFQAMQPKIDAYRTLLLSDPAIEDIIGYIGGSNGVNNAFIMIKMKPLAERKVSSQEVIDRLRARLPQLPGGNLYLWVDQDIRLEGGGSSGQYEFQLLSADMAPLREWAPKVAAALRALPELVDVEAQGEAGMRQVVLDIDREAAARHGVDLRTVANMLNNSFSQRQVATLYDSLNQYRVVMELDPKHTQDPGTLARLQVIDGNGQRIPLSSIASWRYGMAPDRIYHSEQFASIWIEFALAPGVGLEQATQAINTAMAQLMLPRSVQAKLSGEAGGLDSLRSRQLWLVLGATLAVYLVLGVLYESFLQPLVILSTLPSAGIGALLALWVFGNELNLIALLGLFLLVGVVMKNTILLVDFALAGERRGLSAQDAVMEAARLRLRPILMTSLAALLGTLPLMLANGEGWELRQPLGIAIVGGLLVSQWLTLYTTPAMYLALARIRSGR; this comes from the coding sequence ATGAGCCCCATCGCGCGCCTGGCCCAGGCCTGCGTGCAACGACCGGTGGCCACGATCCTGCTGGCCGTGGCACTGGTACTGGCCGGCCTGCTGGCACTACGCCTGCTGCCGGTGGCGCCGCTGCCGCAGGTGGATTACCCGGCCATTGAAGTGAGCGCCAGCCTGCCCGGCGCCTCGCCCGAATCGATGGCCGCCACCGTGGCCACCCCACTGGAACGTGCGCTGGGCAGCCTGCCCGGCATCTCGCGCATCGATTCGGCCAGCACCCAGGGGCAGACGTCGGTGGAGCTGAAGTTCGTACTCGGCCGCGATATCGACGAAGCCGCGCGCGAGGTGCAAGCGGCGATCAACCTGGCACGCGGGCAATTGCCCAGCGGCATGCCGGGCATGCCGCAGTACCGCAAGGTGAATCCCTCGCAGGCGCCGATCCTGGCGTTGGCGCTGACCTCGGACACACTGCCGCCGGGCCAGCTCTACGACCTGGCCTCCACCGTGCTGGCGCAGAAACTGTCCCAGGTACCGGGCGTGGGCGAAGTGCAGGTGGGCGGCAGCGCGTTGCCCGCGGTGCGCGTATCACTGGACCCGAATGCACTGAACCATGCCGGCCTGGCGCTGGAGGACGTGGCCCAGGCCATCGCCCGTGCCAATGCCGTGCGCCCGCTGGGCGCGGTGGGCGATGACCGCCAGCAGTGGCAGCTGGAAGCGCCGCTGCAGCTGCGCCAGGCCGCGCAGTACCAGCAACTGGCGCTGAAGGTCAGCGATGACCGCACGCTGCGGCTGGGCGATGTGGCGGTGGTTGCCGATGGGGTGGAAGACCGCTACGCCAGCGGTTTCCACAATGAACGCCCGGCCGTGCTGCTGATCGTCAGCCGCCAGCCCGGCGCCAACATCATCGCCACCGTCGATGCCATCCAGGCGCAGCTGCCGCAGCTGCACGCACTGCTGCCCAGCCACGTGGACATGCGCCTGGTGATGGACCGCTCGCCGGTGATCCGCGCCACCCTGCACGAAGCCGAGCTGACCCTGGTGCTGGCCATCGTGCTGGTGGTGCTGGTGGTACTGGCCTTCCTGGGCCACTGGCGTGCCGCACTGGTGCCCAGCGTGGCCATTCCGGTGGTGCTGTTCGGCACCTTGGCGCTGATCGCGCTGATGGGGTTCTCGCTCAACACGCTTTCGCTGATGGCGCTGATCGTGGCCGCGGTGCTGGTGGTGGACGATGCCATCGTGGTACTGGAAAACATCGCGCGCCACCGCGAACTGGGCGCCGACCGCTGGCAGGCCGCCGTGCGCGGCGCCTCGGAAGTGGGTGCCACCCTGCTGTCGATGAATCTGGCGCTGGCCGTGGTATTCGTCTCCATCCTGTTCCTGGATGACTTCGTGGAACGCTTGTTCCGCGAGTTCTCGCTCACCCTGGTGGCGGCGATGGGCGTGTCGGTGGTGGTGGCGCTGAGCCTGGTACCGATGCTGTGCGCGCGCCTGTTCGTGGACGATGCGCAGCACACCTCGCGCTGGCAGCGCGGCAGCAACGCGCTGTTTGAACGCGTGCGCAAGGCCTACCTGCGCACCCTGCAGGCCAGCCTGCGGCAGCTGCGCTGGCCCTTGTTGGCCTTCGTGGCGGTCATCGCGCTCAACGCGTGGCTGTTCCAGCAGGTGCCCAAGGGCGTGGTGCCCAAGCAGGACACCGCACAGCTGCGTGGCTTCGCGCGCGGCGATGACGGCCTCTCGTTCCAGGCCATGCAGCCGAAGATCGATGCCTACCGCACGCTGCTGCTGTCCGACCCGGCCATCGAGGACATCATCGGCTACATCGGTGGCAGCAACGGGGTCAACAACGCCTTCATCATGATCAAGATGAAGCCGCTGGCCGAGCGCAAGGTGTCCAGCCAGGAAGTGATCGACCGCCTGCGTGCGCGCCTGCCGCAGCTTCCCGGCGGCAACCTGTACCTGTGGGTAGACCAGGACATCCGCCTGGAAGGCGGTGGCAGCAGCGGCCAGTACGAATTCCAGCTGCTGTCGGCCGACATGGCGCCGCTGCGCGAGTGGGCACCGAAGGTAGCCGCAGCACTGCGCGCCCTGCCCGAGCTGGTGGACGTGGAAGCGCAGGGCGAAGCCGGCATGCGCCAGGTGGTGCTGGATATCGACCGCGAAGCGGCCGCACGCCACGGCGTGGACCTGCGCACCGTGGCCAACATGCTCAACAACTCTTTCAGCCAGCGCCAGGTCGCCACCCTGTATGACAGCCTGAACCAGTACCGGGTGGTGATGGAACTGGACCCGAAGCACACCCAGGACCCGGGCACGCTGGCGCGCCTGCAGGTGATCGACGGCAACGGCCAGCGCATTCCGTTGTCCAGCATTGCCAGCTGGCGTTATGGCATGGCGCCGGACCGCATCTACCACAGCGAACAGTTCGCCTCGATCTGGATCGAATTCGCGCTGGCACCGGGGGTTGGCCTGGAACAGGCCACGCAGGCCATCAACACGGCCATGGCGCAGTTGATGCTGCCGCGTTCGGTGCAGGCCAAGCTGTCCGGCGAAGCGGGCGGCCTGGATAGCCTGCGTTCGCGCCAGTTGTGGCTGGTGCTGGGCGCCACGCTGGCGGTCTACCTGGTGCTGGGCGTGCTGTACGAGAGTTTCCTGCAACCGTTGGTGATCCTGTCCACGCTGCCATCGGCAGGTATCGGTGCACTGCTGGCGCTGTGGGTGTTCGGCAACGAACTGAACCTGATCGCCTTGCTCGGGTTGTTCCTGCTGGTCGGCGTGGTGATGAAGAACACGATCCTGCTGGTGGACTTCGCGCTTGCAGGCGAGCGGCGCGGCCTGAGCGCGCAGGATGCGGTGATGGAGGCGGCACGGCTGCGCCTGCGACCGATCCTGATGACCTCGCTGGCGGCACTGCTGGGCACGCTGCCGCTGATGCTCGCCAATGGCGAGGGCTGGGAACTGCGGCAGCCGCTGGGCATCGCGATTGTGGGCGGGTTGCTGGTCAGCCAGTGGCTGACCCTGTACACCACCCCGGCGATGTACCTGGCGTTGGCGAGGATTCGCAGCGGGCGGTGA
- a CDS encoding type II TA system antitoxin MqsA family protein, which translates to MNTSTSRLCPACQQEMLRASTRERHFNPRGNAVVVELLVMECPSCGATATSEAQQVENLRRLEARREHYRGLLLGEDVLAFRRRYGLTQRAAASLFGKGAIAFSRYENETTYPDDATTMLLWLAIEKPEVVRWLAERTGTVVPLLDPPRETAGKPARRVVRSRRGAPGAQGASIHAAR; encoded by the coding sequence ATGAACACATCCACGTCCCGGCTGTGCCCTGCGTGTCAGCAGGAAATGTTGAGGGCATCCACACGCGAACGGCATTTCAATCCGCGCGGCAATGCCGTGGTGGTGGAATTGCTGGTGATGGAATGTCCATCCTGCGGCGCAACGGCAACCAGCGAAGCACAGCAGGTCGAGAATCTCAGGCGACTTGAGGCACGACGCGAGCACTACCGGGGCTTGTTGCTGGGCGAGGACGTACTTGCATTCCGGCGCCGCTATGGTTTGACCCAACGTGCAGCCGCTTCGTTGTTCGGAAAAGGTGCAATCGCGTTTTCCCGCTACGAGAACGAGACCACCTATCCTGACGACGCCACGACGATGCTGCTCTGGCTTGCCATCGAGAAACCTGAGGTCGTGCGCTGGCTGGCCGAGCGCACGGGCACGGTGGTGCCGCTGCTGGACCCACCGCGCGAAACCGCAGGCAAGCCCGCGCGGCGTGTGGTGCGAAGCCGTCGTGGTGCGCCAGGGGCGCAAGGTGCTTCGATCCACGCAGCGCGTTGA
- a CDS encoding efflux RND transporter permease subunit, whose translation MNLSRPFILRPVATTLLMVALLLSGVLAYRLLPVAALPQVDYPIIQITTLYPGASPELTTRTITAPLERQLGQIPGLKQLSSTSSGGASVITLQFGLEVSLGVAEQDVQAAINAAGSFLPDDLPVPPVYRKVNPADTPIITLAVTSQGLSLPQVHDLVDTRIAQRLAQLPGVGLVSLAGGQRPAVRIQVNAAALAANGLGMDHIRTAIAAANVNLPKGSFDGPIRAVMLDANDQMRSADEYRALVLAWREGAPLRLGDVATITDGAENRQLAAWSGTEPAVLVNLQRQPGANVIAVVEQVRAMLPQLQATLPAGVQMKVLSDRTESIRASVRGVQKELVLAIGLVVLVTWVFLRNGPATLIPSVAVPLSLVGTFAVMLLAGYSLNNLTLMALTIATGFVVDDAIVMLENIARHLEEGESPQEAALKGAAEIGFTLVSLTVSLIAVLIPLLFMADLVGALFHEFAVTLAVAIGISLLVSLTLTPMLCARFLKPHAKGSEPQGDLTPVGSVGSEPHGDLTPVAEGSDPLGAPTPSPPKRDVFDRIIAIYDRQLHWVLQRQPLMLLATVATLALTVALYFAVPKGFFPVQDAGLVQGISEAPQAISFQAMRERQLALAEAIEADPAVASLSSYIGVDGNNATLNTGRLLIELKPHGDRDAADVVMARLQQRVAKIPGITLYLQPVQELGIEDRISRTQYQFTLTTPEQQTLETWTPQLLQALRQQPALRDVASDLQMQGRQARVNIDRDAAARLGVSVEAVADALYDAYGQRQISTIFTQASQYRVVLEADPARQPGPEAISGLRVRNSAGQTVPLGAVARVELGPAALLRNHVGQFPAATLSFNLAPGASLGEGVAAVQAARAAIALPASIELRLQGAAAAFSSSLSSTLWLILAAVVVMYIVLGVLYESFVHPITILSTLPSATVGALAALWVSGRSLDLIAIIGIVLLIGLVKKNAIMMIDFALDAQRTRGMTPREAIHQAALLRFRPILMTTLAALFGAVPLMLATGSGAELRQPLGWVMVGGLLVSQVLTLFTTPVIYLAFDRLQRGRSAAAAGAAEARA comes from the coding sequence ATGAACCTGTCGCGCCCCTTCATCCTGCGCCCGGTCGCCACCACGCTGCTGATGGTGGCCCTGCTGCTGTCCGGCGTGCTGGCCTATCGGCTGCTGCCGGTGGCCGCGTTGCCGCAGGTGGACTACCCGATCATCCAGATCACCACGCTGTATCCGGGCGCCAGCCCGGAGCTGACCACGCGCACCATCACCGCGCCGCTTGAACGCCAGCTCGGGCAGATTCCCGGGCTGAAGCAGCTGTCGTCGACCAGCTCCGGTGGTGCTTCGGTCATCACCCTGCAGTTCGGCCTGGAGGTGTCGCTGGGGGTGGCCGAGCAGGACGTGCAGGCGGCCATCAACGCCGCCGGCAGCTTCCTGCCGGACGACCTGCCGGTGCCGCCGGTGTACCGCAAGGTGAACCCGGCTGACACGCCCATCATCACCCTGGCGGTGACCTCGCAGGGCCTGTCGCTGCCGCAGGTGCATGACCTGGTCGACACCCGCATCGCCCAGCGCCTGGCCCAGCTGCCCGGCGTGGGCCTGGTCAGCCTGGCTGGCGGTCAGCGGCCTGCGGTGCGCATCCAGGTCAATGCTGCCGCGCTGGCGGCCAATGGGCTGGGCATGGACCACATCCGCACGGCCATTGCGGCCGCCAATGTGAACCTGCCCAAGGGCAGCTTCGACGGCCCGATCCGTGCGGTGATGCTCGATGCCAACGACCAGATGCGCAGCGCGGACGAGTACCGTGCGCTGGTGCTGGCCTGGCGCGAAGGCGCACCGCTGCGACTGGGCGACGTGGCCACCATCACTGACGGCGCCGAGAACCGGCAGCTGGCGGCATGGAGTGGTACCGAACCCGCCGTGCTGGTGAACCTGCAGCGCCAGCCCGGCGCCAATGTGATAGCCGTAGTGGAACAGGTGCGCGCGATGCTGCCGCAGTTGCAGGCCACCTTGCCCGCCGGTGTGCAGATGAAGGTGCTGAGCGACCGCACCGAATCGATCCGCGCCTCGGTACGCGGCGTGCAGAAGGAACTGGTGCTGGCCATCGGCCTGGTGGTGCTGGTCACCTGGGTGTTCCTGCGCAACGGCCCGGCCACGCTCATTCCCAGCGTAGCGGTGCCGCTGTCGCTGGTCGGCACCTTCGCGGTGATGCTGCTGGCCGGCTACTCGCTCAACAACCTGACCCTGATGGCGCTGACCATCGCCACCGGCTTCGTGGTGGACGATGCCATCGTGATGCTGGAAAACATCGCCCGCCACCTGGAAGAAGGCGAAAGCCCGCAGGAAGCCGCGCTGAAGGGCGCCGCCGAGATCGGCTTCACCCTGGTGTCACTGACCGTGTCGCTGATCGCAGTACTGATCCCACTGCTGTTCATGGCCGACCTGGTGGGCGCGCTGTTTCATGAGTTCGCGGTGACGCTGGCGGTGGCCATCGGCATTTCGCTGCTGGTGTCGCTGACGCTGACGCCGATGCTGTGTGCGCGGTTCCTGAAGCCGCATGCGAAGGGGTCAGAGCCCCAGGGGGATCTGACCCCGGTCGGGTCTGTGGGGTCAGAGCCCCACGGGGATCTGACCCCGGTGGCTGAGGGGTCGGATCCCCTTGGGGCTCCGACCCCATCCCCCCCCAAGCGCGATGTGTTCGACCGCATCATCGCCATCTACGACCGCCAGCTGCACTGGGTGCTGCAGCGCCAACCGCTGATGCTGCTGGCCACCGTGGCCACGCTGGCGCTGACCGTGGCGCTGTACTTCGCCGTGCCCAAGGGCTTCTTCCCGGTGCAGGACGCCGGTCTGGTGCAGGGCATCAGCGAAGCGCCGCAGGCGATCTCGTTCCAGGCCATGCGCGAGCGGCAACTGGCGCTGGCCGAGGCCATCGAGGCCGACCCGGCGGTGGCCAGCCTGTCTTCGTACATCGGCGTGGACGGCAACAATGCCACGCTCAACACCGGCCGCCTGCTGATCGAACTGAAGCCGCACGGCGACCGCGATGCCGCCGACGTGGTGATGGCGCGCCTGCAGCAGCGTGTGGCGAAGATTCCCGGCATCACCCTGTACCTGCAACCGGTGCAGGAGCTGGGCATCGAAGACCGCATCAGCCGCACCCAGTACCAGTTCACCCTGACCACGCCGGAACAGCAGACGCTGGAAACCTGGACGCCGCAGCTGCTGCAGGCCCTGCGCCAGCAGCCGGCGCTGCGCGATGTGGCCAGTGACCTGCAGATGCAGGGCCGGCAGGCACGGGTGAACATCGACCGCGATGCCGCCGCACGCCTGGGCGTGAGCGTGGAAGCGGTGGCCGATGCGCTGTACGACGCCTACGGGCAGCGGCAGATTTCCACCATCTTCACCCAGGCCAGCCAGTACCGCGTGGTGCTGGAAGCCGATCCGGCACGACAGCCCGGCCCCGAGGCGATCAGCGGCCTGCGCGTGCGCAACAGCGCCGGCCAGACCGTACCGCTGGGCGCGGTGGCGCGGGTGGAACTGGGGCCCGCCGCCCTGCTGCGCAACCACGTCGGCCAGTTCCCGGCGGCCACGCTGTCGTTCAACCTGGCGCCGGGCGCCTCGCTGGGCGAAGGCGTTGCCGCGGTGCAGGCAGCGCGTGCGGCCATCGCGCTGCCGGCCAGCATCGAACTGCGCCTGCAGGGTGCGGCCGCGGCGTTCAGCAGTTCACTGTCGTCCACGCTGTGGCTGATCCTGGCTGCGGTGGTGGTGATGTACATCGTGCTGGGCGTGCTCTACGAGAGCTTCGTGCACCCGATCACCATCCTGTCCACCCTGCCCTCGGCCACGGTCGGAGCGTTGGCCGCGCTGTGGGTGAGCGGGCGCAGCCTGGACCTGATCGCCATCATCGGCATCGTGCTGCTGATCGGCCTGGTGAAGAAGAACGCGATCATGATGATCGACTTCGCACTGGACGCGCAGCGCACGCGCGGCATGACCCCGCGCGAGGCAATCCACCAGGCCGCGCTGCTGCGCTTCCGCCCGATCCTGATGACCACGCTGGCCGCCTTGTTCGGTGCGGTACCGCTGATGCTGGCCACCGGTTCGGGCGCGGAACTGCGGCAGCCGCTGGGGTGGGTGATGGTGGGCGGCCTGCTGGTCAGCCAGGTGCTGACCCTGTTCACTACGCCGGTGATCTACCTGGCCTTCGACCGCCTGCAGCGCGGTCGCTCGGCGGCCGCCGCCGGCGCTGCCGAGGCGCGCGCATGA